From a region of the Thalassospira sp. TSL5-1 genome:
- a CDS encoding FUSC family protein: MLKNILASRPGLDDWLFSAKTFVAAMLALFIALTFDLDRPVWAMATVYIVANPLTGVLASKAVYRVVGTIIGGVFAVALIPNMVDAPVLLSLMIAGWVGLCLYLSRLDRTPRSYLFMLAGYTAAIIGFPCVTDPGSIFDVAVARVQEITLGILCATIVSHVFFPRHLGPVLAARIDRALKDVRDLASLSFAGAPDDEKLHHDRSRILADIGEIHGLAVHVGYERSALNGMTRPLQALQNAMAALVPSLYSLHDRINALHATGQGMPQDVSALLRKVDAWMQDVSANPFDRTCIDALHRDITAVSRQYEVNRNWHDLLVINLCARLHRLIGFYDDCQLLWAGIREGNPPRMVVDRWRDRGDKPALHVDHGLAFRSALAAVIATLIVCLIWVETGWPNGAQAAMMAAVATSILSFLDDPVPAQKGFITYTLFSIVVTLFYGYAVLPSIDGFPLLAAVFAPYLLWIGVLIPSPKTFVFALPMAVNTVMLLNISTRYSGNFASSIDASVAMITGFIVAAVVTSMVRSISPDHSIRRMLEANWRDLSSLARHDWTMPRMAVLRRLLDRQGLILPRLAQAPVHGTRLMRAMPEVSIAANLLDLRRVRRMLPDDIRSRLDRFLVVMSTHFDLRTRDYDRAPDAELLELLDEILMRVTADVFPHQISCSPGQVLPVAVQSASRSEGSVSQGKAKSVRQGGGIAPHVKRRLVVTLVAMRRVLARDDEPDFGKNFRPVTLTFAGANDQTPVSLEGHA, encoded by the coding sequence ATGTTAAAAAATATTCTCGCGTCCCGACCGGGGCTGGATGACTGGCTGTTTTCCGCCAAAACATTTGTGGCGGCGATGCTGGCTCTGTTTATCGCGCTGACCTTTGACCTCGACCGTCCGGTTTGGGCCATGGCAACGGTTTATATCGTCGCTAATCCCCTGACCGGGGTTTTGGCCTCAAAGGCGGTGTATCGTGTGGTGGGTACCATTATTGGGGGTGTGTTTGCCGTGGCCCTTATTCCCAATATGGTCGATGCGCCGGTTTTGCTGTCGCTGATGATAGCGGGCTGGGTGGGGTTGTGCCTGTATTTATCCCGCCTGGACCGCACGCCGCGCAGCTATCTTTTCATGCTGGCAGGCTATACGGCGGCGATTATCGGTTTTCCCTGTGTGACGGACCCGGGATCGATTTTTGATGTTGCCGTGGCGCGTGTGCAGGAAATTACCCTGGGCATTCTGTGTGCGACCATTGTCAGTCATGTCTTTTTTCCGCGTCATTTGGGGCCGGTGCTGGCAGCCCGGATTGATCGCGCCCTGAAGGATGTGCGCGACCTTGCCAGCCTTAGCTTTGCCGGGGCACCGGATGATGAAAAACTGCACCATGACCGCAGCCGTATCCTGGCCGATATTGGTGAAATTCATGGTCTGGCGGTGCATGTTGGCTATGAGCGTTCGGCGCTTAATGGCATGACGCGCCCTTTACAGGCGCTGCAAAATGCAATGGCCGCGCTGGTGCCGTCGCTGTACAGCCTGCATGATCGCATCAATGCCCTGCACGCCACAGGGCAGGGCATGCCACAAGATGTATCGGCTTTGCTGCGCAAGGTCGATGCCTGGATGCAGGATGTGTCGGCTAATCCGTTTGATCGAACCTGCATTGATGCCTTGCATCGCGACATTACCGCCGTTTCCCGGCAGTATGAGGTGAACCGCAACTGGCATGATTTGCTGGTGATCAATTTATGTGCGCGTTTGCATCGGTTGATCGGGTTTTACGATGATTGCCAACTGCTTTGGGCCGGTATCCGCGAGGGCAATCCGCCCCGGATGGTGGTGGATCGCTGGCGCGACCGGGGTGACAAACCCGCGCTGCATGTCGATCATGGTCTGGCCTTTCGCTCTGCCTTGGCGGCGGTGATCGCAACATTGATCGTGTGCCTGATCTGGGTTGAAACCGGTTGGCCCAATGGGGCCCAGGCCGCCATGATGGCCGCCGTTGCCACCAGTATTCTGTCTTTTTTGGATGATCCGGTGCCGGCGCAAAAGGGTTTTATTACCTATACGCTGTTTTCCATCGTTGTGACGCTGTTTTATGGCTATGCCGTTTTGCCCTCGATTGACGGGTTTCCGCTGTTGGCAGCGGTATTCGCGCCTTATCTGTTGTGGATCGGGGTGCTGATCCCCTCGCCAAAAACCTTCGTTTTTGCGCTGCCAATGGCGGTCAATACGGTGATGCTGCTCAATATCTCGACACGATATAGCGGTAATTTCGCCAGTTCGATTGATGCGTCGGTGGCAATGATTACGGGTTTTATTGTGGCCGCCGTGGTGACATCGATGGTGCGTTCCATTTCGCCCGACCACAGCATTCGCCGCATGTTGGAGGCAAATTGGCGGGATCTTTCCAGCCTTGCCCGGCACGACTGGACAATGCCTCGCATGGCCGTTTTGCGCCGTTTGCTGGACCGGCAGGGGTTGATCTTGCCAAGGCTGGCCCAGGCTCCGGTGCATGGGACCAGGTTGATGCGCGCCATGCCCGAAGTCTCGATTGCGGCCAATCTTCTGGACCTGCGCCGGGTGCGCCGGATGCTGCCGGATGATATTCGCAGCCGGCTGGATCGTTTCCTGGTGGTTATGAGTACGCATTTCGATTTGCGCACCCGTGACTATGACCGTGCCCCCGATGCCGAACTTTTGGAACTGCTTGACGAGATATTGATGCGGGTGACGGCAGATGTTTTTCCGCATCAGATATCCTGCTCGCCGGGGCAGGTGTTGCCAGTTGCCGTCCAGTCGGCATCGCGGTCGGAAGGCAGTGTGTCCCAGGGCAAGGCAAAATCGGTCAGGCAGGGGGGCGGCATTGCTCCGCATGTCAAACGGCGGCTGGTGGTAACGCTTGTTGCCATGCGCCGGGTTCTTGCCCGAGATGACGAACCGGATTTTGGCAAAAATTTTCGCCCGGTCACCCTGACCTTTGCTGGGGCAAATGATCAAACCCCGGTCAGCCTGGAGGGACACGCATGA
- the sdhC gene encoding succinate dehydrogenase, cytochrome b556 subunit, whose translation MSKANRPLSPHLQVYRLPLTAKMSISFRIMGIGLAIGFVFLTSWLIAAGDGRNTFEGYQAFFTSWFGLLLLFGWTVAFFYHACNGLRHLVWDTGRGLTKEGAAQSNPIVLGAAVVLTIITWIIGLV comes from the coding sequence ATGAGCAAAGCCAATCGGCCGCTGTCTCCCCACCTTCAGGTGTATAGGCTCCCGCTGACGGCCAAAATGTCCATTTCGTTCCGCATCATGGGCATTGGCCTTGCCATTGGTTTCGTATTCCTGACGTCGTGGCTTATCGCCGCTGGCGATGGCCGGAATACGTTCGAGGGCTATCAGGCATTTTTCACCTCGTGGTTTGGTTTGTTGTTGCTGTTCGGTTGGACAGTGGCGTTTTTCTATCACGCCTGCAACGGTCTCCGGCATCTTGTCTGGGATACCGGTCGCGGCCTGACGAAAGAAGGGGCGGCACAGTCGAACCCGATCGTTCTTGGCGCGGCAGTCGTGCTGACCATCATCACCTGGATTATCGGTCTGGTTTGA
- the sdhD gene encoding succinate dehydrogenase, hydrophobic membrane anchor protein — protein MKMQSDLGRVRGLGSAKSGSSHWWAQRVTAAANLPLGLWFIYSILAGHTASFDAVHAWLSSYFHATMMILLVISVAWHFVLGLQVVIEDYVHNRKAEIVSLLLIRALTVFMTVAAIISVLRIVFAGA, from the coding sequence ATGAAGATGCAATCCGATCTGGGCCGTGTGCGCGGCCTTGGTTCCGCCAAAAGCGGCTCTTCGCACTGGTGGGCGCAGCGCGTCACCGCTGCGGCCAATCTGCCGCTGGGACTGTGGTTTATTTATTCGATCCTTGCAGGGCATACCGCATCCTTTGATGCCGTTCATGCCTGGTTAAGCAGCTATTTCCACGCAACCATGATGATCCTGCTGGTCATTTCGGTTGCCTGGCATTTCGTTCTCGGCCTGCAAGTTGTGATCGAAGATTATGTGCATAACCGTAAAGCAGAAATCGTTTCGCTGCTGCTGATTCGTGCGCTCACGGTTTTTATGACCGTTGCCGCGATTATTTCGGTGCTGCGAATCGTTTTTGCCGGAGCCTGA
- a CDS encoding succinate dehydrogenase iron-sulfur subunit codes for MAEFKLPANSVVQDGKSFSAPANAKNTRKFQIYRYDPDSGDNPRTDTYELDLDACGPMVLDALIKIKNEIDATLTFRRSCREGICGSCAMNIDGRNTLACLKPIEDINGDVKIYPLPHMPVVKDLVPDLSQPYAQLASIEPWLKADSPTPPDGERLQSREERAKLDGLWECILCFSCSTACPSYWWNSDRYLGPAVLLQAYRWLADSRDEYTGERLDALEDPFRLYRCHTIMNCTNTCPKGLNPALAITEIKKMIAERGA; via the coding sequence ATGGCTGAATTCAAACTTCCCGCCAATTCGGTCGTGCAGGACGGTAAATCGTTTTCTGCACCGGCGAACGCGAAAAATACCCGGAAATTCCAGATCTATCGTTATGACCCGGATTCCGGTGATAATCCGCGCACCGATACCTATGAACTTGACCTTGATGCCTGCGGCCCGATGGTTCTGGACGCGCTGATCAAGATCAAGAATGAAATCGACGCAACCCTGACCTTCCGCCGTTCCTGCCGCGAGGGGATCTGTGGGTCGTGTGCGATGAATATCGATGGCCGCAACACCCTTGCTTGTCTGAAACCGATCGAAGACATTAACGGTGATGTGAAGATCTATCCGTTGCCGCATATGCCGGTGGTTAAGGATCTGGTGCCGGACCTGTCACAGCCCTATGCCCAGCTGGCTTCAATCGAGCCCTGGCTTAAGGCCGATAGCCCGACGCCGCCCGATGGGGAACGTCTGCAGTCGCGTGAAGAGCGCGCCAAACTGGACGGCTTGTGGGAATGTATTTTGTGCTTCTCCTGCTCGACCGCGTGCCCGTCTTATTGGTGGAATTCGGACCGTTACCTCGGCCCGGCTGTTCTGCTCCAGGCCTATCGCTGGCTGGCAGACTCGCGTGACGAATATACCGGCGAACGTCTTGACGCGCTGGAAGATCCGTTCCGCCTGTATCGTTGCCATACGATCATGAACTGCACCAATACTTGCCCGAAGGGCCTGAACCCGGCGCTGGCGATTACCGAAATCAAGAAGATGATTGCGGAACGCGGCGCCTGA
- a CDS encoding DUF1656 domain-containing protein encodes MMNAMVDVYGVFLPSFLVSAILAWGSLVVLRKVLLRAGFYRATFHPALIDLALFVLLLAGITAVFVGR; translated from the coding sequence ATGATGAACGCAATGGTAGATGTGTATGGCGTTTTTCTGCCGAGCTTTCTGGTCTCGGCGATTTTGGCCTGGGGCAGCCTGGTTGTGCTGCGAAAAGTTTTGCTGCGCGCGGGTTTTTACCGAGCCACGTTTCATCCTGCTTTGATCGACCTGGCGCTGTTTGTGTTGCTGCTGGCCGGGATCACGGCAGTATTTGTAGGTAGGTGA
- the sdhA gene encoding succinate dehydrogenase flavoprotein subunit codes for MTESYKIIDHNYDVVVMGAGGAGLRATLGTVEAGLKTACITKVFPTRSHTVAAQGGIGASLGNMSEDHWQWHMYDTVKGSDWLGDQDAIEYMCRNAVPAVHELEHYGMPFSRTAEGKIYQRPFGGHTRDHGKAPVERACAAADRTGHAMLHTLYQQCLKHKAEFFVEYIAIDLIMDDDGTCRGLVAWDLDTGIMHRFNAKMTILASGGYGRAFFSCTSAHTCTGDGHGMVARAGLGLQDMEFVQFHPTGIYGSGCLITEGARGEGGYLTNSEGERFMERYAPTVKDLASRDVVSRGMAQEIRDGRGVGEHGEYIHLHLEHLGSEVLWERLPGITETAKIFAGVDATKEPIPVLPTVHYNMGGIPTNYKGEVLNPTADDPNRIVPGLMAAGEAACVSVHGANRLGTNSLLDLVVFGRACGMHAAEVVDPKSSFKELKASDGQTALDRFDRLRWAKGARPTAEIRLEMQKVMQANCGVFRTAEILGEGVEKLAKTAATLSDVSVSDRSLIWNSDLVETMELENLMVCAASTMNSADARHESRGAHAHEDYPKRDDEVWMKHTIAKVAWDNNYGVDLTYRPVNNFTLTDEVEYIEPKERVY; via the coding sequence ATGACAGAATCCTATAAAATTATCGACCATAACTACGATGTTGTCGTTATGGGTGCCGGTGGCGCGGGTCTTCGCGCAACGCTCGGCACGGTCGAAGCCGGTCTGAAGACCGCCTGTATCACCAAGGTTTTCCCGACCCGTTCGCACACCGTTGCCGCCCAGGGCGGTATTGGTGCATCCCTTGGTAACATGTCCGAGGACCATTGGCAGTGGCATATGTATGACACCGTCAAGGGGTCCGACTGGCTGGGTGACCAGGACGCGATTGAATATATGTGCCGTAACGCCGTTCCGGCGGTTCATGAACTTGAACATTACGGTATGCCGTTCTCGCGTACTGCCGAAGGTAAAATTTACCAGCGCCCGTTTGGCGGCCATACCCGTGACCACGGCAAGGCCCCGGTCGAACGTGCCTGTGCCGCAGCTGACCGTACCGGTCATGCCATGCTGCACACGCTGTATCAGCAGTGCCTGAAGCACAAGGCCGAATTCTTTGTTGAATATATCGCCATTGATTTGATCATGGATGATGACGGTACCTGCCGTGGCCTGGTGGCCTGGGATCTTGATACCGGCATCATGCACCGCTTTAACGCCAAGATGACCATTTTGGCATCGGGTGGTTATGGCCGTGCGTTCTTTAGCTGCACCTCGGCCCATACCTGCACCGGTGACGGTCATGGCATGGTGGCTCGTGCGGGGCTTGGTCTTCAGGACATGGAATTTGTTCAGTTCCACCCGACCGGCATTTATGGTTCGGGCTGCCTGATTACCGAAGGCGCACGCGGTGAAGGGGGGTATCTTACCAACTCCGAAGGCGAACGTTTCATGGAACGTTATGCCCCGACCGTGAAAGACCTGGCATCGCGTGACGTTGTGTCGCGTGGTATGGCCCAGGAAATTCGTGATGGTCGTGGTGTTGGTGAACATGGCGAATATATCCATCTGCATCTTGAGCATCTGGGCTCGGAAGTCCTGTGGGAACGCCTGCCGGGCATTACCGAAACGGCCAAGATTTTTGCCGGTGTGGATGCGACCAAGGAACCGATCCCGGTCCTGCCGACGGTCCATTACAATATGGGCGGCATTCCGACCAACTATAAGGGCGAAGTCCTTAACCCGACAGCCGATGACCCCAACCGGATCGTACCGGGCCTGATGGCTGCTGGCGAAGCGGCCTGTGTGTCGGTTCATGGTGCCAACCGTCTGGGTACGAACTCGCTGCTCGATCTGGTTGTGTTTGGTCGTGCCTGTGGCATGCACGCCGCCGAGGTTGTTGATCCGAAATCGTCGTTCAAGGAACTCAAGGCTTCCGATGGCCAGACGGCGCTGGATCGTTTCGACCGTTTGCGTTGGGCCAAGGGTGCCCGTCCGACGGCTGAAATCCGCCTGGAAATGCAAAAGGTCATGCAGGCCAATTGTGGTGTGTTCCGTACTGCTGAAATCCTGGGTGAAGGCGTTGAAAAACTCGCCAAAACCGCAGCAACCCTGTCAGATGTTTCCGTGTCTGACCGTTCGCTGATCTGGAACTCCGATCTGGTGGAAACGATGGAGCTGGAAAACCTGATGGTTTGTGCCGCCTCCACCATGAATTCTGCCGATGCACGCCATGAATCGCGCGGCGCACACGCCCACGAGGATTATCCCAAGCGTGACGACGAAGTCTGGATGAAGCACACCATTGCCAAAGTTGCCTGGGACAACAACTATGGCGTTGACCTCACCTATCGCCCGGTCAACAACTTCACCCTGACCGATGAAGTTGAATATATCGAGCCGAAGGAACGCGTATATTAA
- a CDS encoding HlyD family secretion protein, with protein sequence MKKWFSRAGRFLLSGVVVVAAIIAGMQLWDYYMNDPWTRDGRISADVVAIAPDVSGLVSKVYVSDNQTVKAGDPLFEIDTARFKVAQDQAQAQLDSALASEKQAEREVHRYQNLSSDAVSRQKKEQVETALATAKAKVALAQSDLDLAKLNLDRARVVAPVDGTLTNFSLRPGNYVGAGKAIAALIDGSSYYVAGYFEETKLPRITVGDRVEVKLMGEQNPIYGHVASIAAGIQDSERSGANGNLANVKPTFSWVRLAQRVPVRISLDDVPQNVRLVAGRSATVRVMDAAASSPVYNLF encoded by the coding sequence ATGAAAAAATGGTTTTCCCGTGCCGGTCGGTTTCTGCTGTCCGGTGTTGTGGTTGTGGCAGCAATTATCGCCGGTATGCAATTGTGGGATTATTACATGAATGATCCCTGGACCCGTGATGGCCGCATCAGTGCCGATGTGGTGGCAATTGCGCCCGATGTTTCCGGCCTGGTCAGCAAGGTTTATGTTTCCGACAACCAGACGGTCAAAGCCGGTGATCCCCTGTTTGAAATTGACACCGCCCGCTTTAAGGTGGCGCAAGATCAGGCACAGGCCCAGTTAGACAGCGCGCTTGCCAGTGAAAAGCAGGCTGAACGCGAAGTCCATCGTTATCAAAACCTTAGCAGCGATGCCGTTTCGCGCCAGAAAAAGGAACAGGTGGAAACCGCCCTTGCCACGGCAAAGGCCAAGGTGGCCCTGGCGCAGTCCGACCTTGATCTGGCAAAGCTTAACCTGGATCGTGCCCGTGTTGTTGCGCCGGTGGATGGCACCCTGACCAACTTTTCCCTGCGCCCAGGCAATTATGTTGGGGCAGGCAAGGCCATTGCCGCATTGATTGATGGCAGTTCCTATTATGTGGCGGGGTACTTTGAAGAAACCAAATTGCCCCGCATCACCGTGGGAGATCGGGTCGAGGTTAAACTGATGGGCGAGCAAAATCCGATTTACGGCCATGTCGCAAGCATTGCTGCCGGGATTCAGGACAGCGAACGCAGTGGGGCCAATGGCAATCTTGCCAATGTCAAACCGACTTTTAGCTGGGTGCGCCTCGCCCAGCGTGTTCCGGTCCGCATCAGCCTGGATGACGTGCCGCAAAATGTACGTTTAGTCGCCGGGCGCAGCGCAACCGTGCGCGTGATGGATGCCGCAGCCAGCAGTCCGGTTTATAATTTGTTTTGA
- a CDS encoding CoA ester lyase, translating to MAVPARPRRSVLYMPGSNARALEKGRSLPADGLILDIEDAVAPDSKVTAREQIVAALDEGGYGPREIQVRVNGLNTPWGYDDVVAVAKSRADAILLPKVESPETIRQVAAIMQAEGAHEGMRIWCMMETPLAMLNARDIAGAHPLLGGFVMGTSDLAKDLNCAHTRDRLPMITSLGLCMLAARAFDLAILDGVHLDLSDEDGFAHACQQGRELGFDGKTLIHPKTIEAANQAFAPAESEIAWARKIIAAHEEAAAKGQGVVVVDGKLIENLHVVTARRLVALAERIAAMSVQD from the coding sequence ATGGCAGTTCCCGCGCGTCCACGCCGGTCGGTTCTGTATATGCCGGGGTCCAATGCCCGGGCGCTGGAAAAGGGGCGTTCATTGCCCGCCGACGGCCTTATTCTTGATATCGAGGACGCCGTTGCCCCCGACTCCAAGGTAACGGCACGCGAACAGATTGTGGCCGCCCTTGATGAAGGCGGCTATGGCCCGCGGGAAATTCAGGTGCGGGTCAATGGCCTGAATACCCCGTGGGGCTATGACGATGTGGTGGCGGTTGCCAAAAGCCGCGCCGATGCCATTTTGCTGCCCAAGGTCGAAAGCCCGGAAACCATTCGTCAGGTTGCCGCCATCATGCAGGCCGAAGGGGCGCATGAGGGTATGCGCATCTGGTGCATGATGGAAACGCCGCTTGCCATGCTTAATGCGCGCGATATTGCCGGGGCGCATCCGCTGTTGGGCGGTTTTGTGATGGGCACATCGGATTTGGCAAAGGACCTTAACTGCGCCCATACCCGCGACCGTCTGCCCATGATCACCAGTTTGGGCCTGTGTATGCTGGCGGCGCGTGCCTTTGACCTTGCCATTCTGGATGGGGTGCATCTGGACCTGTCGGACGAGGATGGCTTTGCCCATGCCTGCCAACAGGGCCGCGAACTGGGCTTTGATGGCAAAACCCTGATTCATCCCAAAACCATCGAGGCAGCCAACCAGGCCTTTGCCCCGGCGGAAAGCGAAATTGCCTGGGCGCGTAAAATCATTGCCGCACACGAAGAGGCAGCGGCTAAGGGGCAGGGCGTTGTTGTGGTGGATGGCAAGCTGATTGAAAACCTGCATGTGGTCACCGCCCGGCGGCTGGTTGCCCTGGCTGAGCGCATTGCCGCGATGTCGGTGCAAGACTGA
- a CDS encoding MaoC family dehydratase: MTSKNNPGHYFEDFHLGQELRHATPRTITAGDVSLYTALYGPRFAVQSSAEFARAIGFRDAPVDDLLVFHMVFGKTVPDVSLNAVANLGYAGGVFGVPVYTGDTVATVSRVIGLKENSNGKTGVVYVNSVGRNQHGEMVVDYNRWVMVHKKNPDAPAPEIHLPDLPSVVDPRALQVPVGLDLARYDCDLAGSPHFWDDYEIGEKIDHVDGMTIEEAEHQLATRLYQNTAKVHFDQVNANRGRFGKRLIYGGHVMSLARALSFNGLGNAFKILAINAGSHANPAFAGNTVFAWSEILDKFAIPGRDDVGALRVRLVAMRDREAADFALRDDTGKYDSAVLLDFDHIILIPKRR; encoded by the coding sequence ATGACATCCAAAAACAATCCCGGCCATTATTTCGAGGATTTCCACCTGGGGCAGGAATTGCGCCATGCCACCCCGCGCACGATCACGGCGGGGGATGTGTCGCTTTATACCGCCCTTTATGGTCCGCGTTTTGCCGTGCAATCCTCGGCCGAATTTGCCCGGGCGATCGGGTTTCGCGATGCTCCGGTGGATGACCTTCTGGTTTTTCATATGGTGTTTGGCAAAACCGTGCCCGATGTGTCGCTGAATGCGGTGGCGAATCTTGGCTATGCCGGTGGCGTATTTGGGGTTCCGGTTTATACGGGCGACACGGTTGCCACCGTATCACGGGTGATTGGCCTTAAGGAAAACTCTAACGGTAAAACCGGGGTGGTTTACGTCAATTCGGTCGGGCGGAACCAGCATGGTGAAATGGTGGTGGATTATAACCGCTGGGTCATGGTCCACAAAAAGAACCCCGATGCTCCTGCGCCCGAAATCCACCTGCCCGATTTGCCTTCTGTTGTGGACCCCCGTGCCCTTCAGGTGCCAGTTGGGCTGGATCTGGCGCGGTATGACTGTGATTTGGCCGGTTCGCCGCATTTCTGGGATGATTATGAAATTGGCGAAAAGATCGATCATGTCGATGGTATGACGATAGAGGAAGCGGAGCATCAACTGGCAACCCGACTTTATCAAAACACTGCCAAGGTCCATTTTGACCAAGTCAATGCCAATCGGGGGCGGTTTGGCAAGCGGCTGATTTATGGGGGGCATGTCATGTCGCTGGCGCGCGCACTGTCCTTTAACGGGTTGGGCAATGCCTTTAAAATTCTGGCGATCAATGCCGGTAGCCACGCCAACCCCGCCTTTGCCGGAAATACTGTTTTTGCCTGGTCGGAAATTCTGGATAAATTTGCCATTCCGGGGCGCGATGATGTCGGGGCATTACGGGTCCGGCTGGTTGCCATGCGGGATCGCGAGGCGGCCGATTTTGCCCTGCGCGATGATACCGGAAAATATGACTCCGCCGTGCTTTTGGATTTTGATCATATTATATTGATCCCCAAACGGCGTTGA
- a CDS encoding NADPH-dependent FMN reductase has product MAKLKLAVIVGSNRTGSINQKLARAMIELIGDRADTHMIKIDDLPIYNQDHEGNRPDVVNRFTREVAACDAVLMVTPEHNRSITAVLKNAIDWGSKPADKNVWKGKAIAMTGTSPGAIGTAVAQQHLRQVMGILGALVMGGEAYIAFKAELIGDDGSIAIEDTKAFLQSYLDNFLNTAEKLAV; this is encoded by the coding sequence ATGGCAAAATTGAAACTGGCCGTTATTGTTGGCAGCAATCGCACCGGGTCAATCAATCAGAAACTGGCGCGCGCCATGATTGAGCTGATCGGCGATCGTGCGGATACCCACATGATCAAAATTGATGATCTGCCGATATATAACCAGGACCATGAGGGCAACCGCCCCGATGTGGTCAACCGCTTTACCCGCGAGGTTGCCGCCTGTGATGCCGTCCTGATGGTCACACCCGAACATAACCGTTCCATCACCGCAGTTTTGAAAAACGCCATCGACTGGGGTTCAAAACCGGCGGATAAAAATGTCTGGAAAGGCAAGGCAATCGCGATGACCGGCACGTCGCCCGGTGCCATCGGCACAGCAGTTGCCCAGCAGCATTTGCGCCAGGTCATGGGCATTCTTGGTGCGCTGGTAATGGGCGGTGAAGCCTATATCGCCTTCAAAGCCGAGTTGATTGGCGATGATGGCAGCATTGCCATCGAGGATACCAAAGCCTTCCTGCAGAGCTATCTCGACAATTTCCTGAATACTGCCGAAAAACTGGCGGTCTGA